One Loxodonta africana isolate mLoxAfr1 chromosome 6, mLoxAfr1.hap2, whole genome shotgun sequence DNA window includes the following coding sequences:
- the ZNF142 gene encoding zinc finger protein 142 isoform X3: MGSNIRLFRQHQRSHGAGTQRELSAIRGPPSQELLPAPKLPPGEGEPSEEAGAPLSGQKSVEEEEAEEEKSGSEKDSQKALEKGLGTQQLEGEVASGTESLFKTHMCPECKRCFKKRTHLVEHLHLHFPDPSLQCPNCQKFFTSKSKLKTHLLRELGEKAHRCPLCHYSAVERNALNRHMASMHEDISNFYSDTYACPVCREEFHLSQALKEHLKSHTAAAAAEPLTLCCFQEGCSYAAPDRKAFVKHLKEAHGVRAVECRHHSCPMLFATAEAMEAHHKSHYAFHCPHCDFACSNKHLFRKHKKQGHPGSEELRCTFCPFATFNPVAYQDHVGKMHAHEKIHQCPECNFATAHKRVLIRHMLLHTGEKPHKCELCDFTCRDVSYLSKHMLTHSTAKDYMCTECGYVTKWKHYLSVHMRKHAGDLRYQCNQCSYRCHRADQLNSHKLRHQGKSLMCEVCAFACKRKYELQKHMASQHHPGTPAPLYPCRYCSYQSRHKQALLSHENCKHTRLREFCCALCDYRTFSNTTLFFHKRKAHGYVPGDQVWQLRCASQEPEGSRQCPVPSHDPEPSNQLSAQPEGLDPDPGTAVDPSLGQALPKTSEEDGAGRKDGNEAPQGDDLVGSPSPAEVDEGGCTLHLEALGVELEPVAEPRLEEMTEPAPVELRPLGPSGPLGLEGPNGTLTELSSFEGIGPSGVGAEEESILEKSVPEPPRDPPFSEEPLNSWMGIFKATPPAETAPLPQFPESESLLKALRRQDKEQAEALVLEGRVQMVVIQGEGRAFRCPHCPFITRREKALSLHSRTGCQGRREPLLCPECGASFKQQRGLSTHLLKKCPVLLRKNKGLPRPDSPSPLPTDTQASEDAKAGKPSLEPLDIELTFPKGTPSELPRKPKEIEEAVMTASGSPVPPAGNTLPTGTPEKFHFEQGKFHCSSCAFLCSRLTSITSHVAEGCRGSRGGGGKREAPQAQPVLSAMSNGDSAPLNSGSTESRPGDGDAALVLRQKGARFSCPTCPFSCQQERALRTHQARGCPLKSGELHCGLCPFTAPAAATLRLHQKRRHPTVGPARGPRPPLQCGDCSFTCKQSRCLQQHRRLKHEGVKPHQCPFCDFSTTRRYRLEAHQSRHTGVGRIPCSSCPQTFGTNSKLRLHQLRVHDKTPTHFCPLCDYSGYLRHDITRHVNSCHQGTPAFACPQCEAQFSSETALKQHALRRHPEPTPPTPGSPTEATEGPLHCSRCGLLCPSPASLRGHTRKQHPRLECVACREAFPSRPALDEHRRQQHFSHRCQLCDFAARERVGLVKHYLEQHEETSVAASDVDGDASQPPLRCPFCDFACRHQLVLDHHVKGHGGTRLYKCTDCAYSTKNRQKITWHSRIHTGEKPYRCHLCPYACADPSRLKYHMRIHKEERKYLCPDCGYKCKWVNQLKYHMTKHTGLKPYQCPECEYCTNRADALRVHRETRHREARAFMCEQCGKAFKTRFLLRTHLRKHSEAKPYVCNVCHRAFRWAAGLRHHALTHTDRHPFFCRLCSYKAKQKFQVVKHVRRHHPDQADPSQGVGKDPSTPTVHLHDVQLEEPGPPAPAALPAGPEG; the protein is encoded by the exons ATGGGCTCCAACATCAGACTCTTCCGGCAGCACCAGCGAAGCCATGGGGCTGGGACACAGAGAGAACTTTCTGCCATTCGGGGCCCTCCATCTCAGGAGCTGCTGCCAG CACCCAAACTGCCCCCAGGAGAGGGAGAGCCTTCGGAGGAagcaggtgcacctttgtctggGCAGAAGTCAGTTGAAGAGGAGGAAGCTGAAGAAGAAAAGAGTGGCTCCGAGAAGGACTCCCAGAAAGCCCTGGAAAAAGGCCTGGGGACTCAGCAGTTGGAAG gtgaggtggctTCTGGCACTGAGTCCCTCTTCAAGACCCACATGTGTCCAGAGTGCAAGCGCTGCTTTAAGAAGCGGACCCATCTGGTGGAGCATCTGCATCTCCACTTCCCAGACCCCAGCCTCCAGTGCCCCAACTGCCAGAAGTTCTTCACCAGTAAGAGCAAGCTGAAGACCCACCTGCTGCGGGAGCTGGGCGAGAAGGCCCACCGCTGCCCACTGTGCCACTACAGTGCCGTGGAGAGGAATGCACTCAACCGCCACATGGCCAGCATGCACGAGGACATTTCCAACTTCTACTCAGACACCTATGCTTGTCCTGTCTGCCGTGAAGAGTTCCACCTCAGCCAGGCCCTTAAGGAGCACCTCAAGAGCCACACAGCCGCGGCTGCAGCGGAGCCATTGACCCTATGTTGCTTTCAGGAGGGCTGCAGCTATGCAGCACCCGATCGCAAGGCCTTTGTAAAGCACCTGAAGGAGGCCCACGGGGTGCGAGCTGTGGAGTGCCGCCATCACTCATGCCCCATGCTCTTCGCCACAGCTGAGGCCATGGAGGCCCACCACAAGAGCCATTACGCCTTCCACTGCCCCCACTGTGACTTCGCCTGCTCCAACAAGCACCTGTTCCGCAAGCACAAGAAGCAGGGCCACCCTGGCAGTGAAGAGCTGCGCTGCACCTTCTGCCCCTTCGCCACCTTCAACCCAGTAGCCTACCAGGACCACGTGGGCAAGATGCATGCTCATGAGAAGATCCACCAGTGCCCTGAATGCAACTTTGCCACTGCCCACAAGAGGGTGCTCATCCGACACATGCTGCTGCATACTG GCGAGAAGCCTCACAAGTGTGAGCTGTGTGACTTTACGTGCCGAGACGTGAGCTACCTGTCGAAGCACATGCTGACCCACTCCACCGCCAAGGATTACATGTGCACCGAGTGTGGCTATGTCACCAAGTGGAAGCACTACCTCAGTGTGCACATGCGAAAACATGCAGGGGACCTCAG ATACCAGTGCAACCAGTGTTCCTATCGCTGCCACCGGGCTGACCAGCTGAACAGCCATAAGCTGCGGCACCAGGGCAAGTCGCTGATGTGTGAGGTGTGTGCCTTCGCCTGCAAGCGGAAGTATGAGCTGCAGAAGCACATGGCTTCCCAGCACCACCCTGGCACACCAGCCCCTCTCTATCCCTGCCGCTACTGCAGCTATCAGAGCCGCCATAAGCAGGCCCTGCTGAGCCATGAGAACTGCAAACATACCCGCCTCCGTGAATTCTGCTGTGCTCTCTGTGACTACCGCACCTTCAGCAACACCACTCTCTTCTTCCACAAGCGCAAGGCCCACGGCTATGTGCCTGGGGACCAGGTCTGGCAGCTCCGCTGTGCTAGCCAGGAGCCAGAGGGCTCCAGGCAGTGCCCAGTGCCCTCACACGACCCAGAGCCCTCAAACCAGCTGTCTGCCCAGCCTGAGGGGCTGGACCCTGACCCTGGGACTGCAGTGGACCCCAGCTTGGGCCAGGCCCTACCAAAGACTAGTGAGGAggatggtgctgggagaaaggaTGGCAATGAGGCACCCCAGGGGGATGACCTAGTTGGCAGCCCCAGCCCAGCAGAGGTAGATGAGGGTGGCTGCACACTACACCTAGAGGCCCTGGGAGTAGAGCTGGAACCTGTGGCTGAGCCACGCCTTGAGGAGATGACTGAGCCAGCCCCCGTGGAGCTCAGGCCCCTGGGTCCCTCAGGGCCCTTGGGACTAGAAGGGCCAAATGGAACTTTGACAGAGCTATCCAGCTTTGAAGGCATTGGCCCTTCTGGCGTAGGTGCTGAAGAAGAGTCCATTCTGGAGAAGTCAGTTCCTGAGCCCCCCAGAGATCCCCCATTCTCAGAGGAGCCTCTTAACAGCTGGATGGGAATCTTCAAGGCAACTCCACCTGCTGAGACAGCACCCTTGCCCCAGTTTCCTGAGTCAGAGTCATTATTGAAGGCCCTAAGGAGGCAGGACAAAGAGCAGGCAGAGGCACTGGTGCTGGAGGGGCGGGTGCAGATGGTAGTGATCCAAGGAGAGGGGCGGGCCTTCCGCTGCCCACACTGCCCTTTTATTACCCGCCGGGAGAAGGCCCTGAGTCTGCACTCCAGGACTGGGTGCCAGGGCCGCCGAGAGCCCCTGCTGTGCCCTGAATGTGGGGCTAGCTTCAAGCAACAGCGAGGCCTCAGCACCCACTTGCTGAAAAAGTGCCCTGTTCTGCTCAGAAAGAACAAGGGCTTGCCCAGACCAGACTCACCCAGCCCTCTGCCCACGGACACTCAGGCCTCAGAGGATGCAAAAGCTGGGAAGCCCTCACTGGAACCATTAGACATAGAGCTAACATTTCCAAAAGGTACTCCTTCTGAGCTGCCCAGGAAGCCAAAAGAAATAGAGGAAGCTGTTATGACAGCCTCTGGCTCCCCAGTCCCTCCTGCAGGGAACACCTTACCCACAGGGACCCCTGAGAAGTTCCACTTTGAGCAGGGCAAGTTTCACTGCAGCTCATGTGCGTTCCTTTGTTCTCGGCTCACCTCCATTACCTCTCATGTAGCTGAAGGCTGCCGGGGGTCACGTGGCGGGGGAGGGAAGCGAGAGGCCCCCCAGGCTCAGCCTGTCCTGTCCGCCATGAGCAATGGGGACTCTGCTCCCCTGAACAGTGGGAGCACAGAGTCCAGGCCTGGTGATGGGGATGCGGCTCTGGTTCTAAGACAGAAGGGGGCTCGCTTCTCCTGCCCCACCTGCCCCTTTAGCTGCCAGCAGGAGCGTGCTCTGCGGACTCACCAGGCCCGAGGCTGCCCCCTCAAGTCCGGAGAGCTGCATTGTGGCCTCTGCCCATTCACCGCCCCTGCTGCTGCCACCTTGCGGCTCCACCAGAAGAGGAGGCATCCTACTGTAGGCCCAGCCCGTGGCCCCCGGCCCCCCCTGCAGTGTGGGGACTGCAGCTTCACCTGTAAGCAGAGCCGGTGTCTGCAGCAGCACCGGCGGCTCAAGCATGAAGGGGTAAAGCCACATCAGTGCCCTTTCTGCGACTTTTCTACCACCAGGCGGTACCGGTTGGAGGCTCACCAGTCCCGGCACACAGGTGTTGGCCGCATCCCGTGCAGCTCCTGTCCCCAGACATTTGGTACCAACTCGAAGCTACGCTTACACCAACTAAGGGTACATGACAAAACACCCACCCACTTCTGTCCACTCTGTGACTACAGTGGCTATCTCCGCCATGACATCACGCGCCATGTCAACAGCTGCCACCAGGGCACCCCAGCCTTTGCCTGCCCTCAGTGCGAGGCCCAGTTCAGCTCAGAGACAGCACTCAAGCAGCATGCTCTGCGCCGGCACCCCGAGCCCACACCCCCAACCCCAGGCTCTCCCACAGAAGCTACCGAGGGCCCCCTGCATTGTTCCCGCTGTGGGCTGCTATGCCCCAGCCCTGCCAGCCTGCGAGGACACACCCGTAAGCAGCACCCACGGCTGGAGTGTGTGGCCTGTCGGGAGGCCTTCCCCAGCCGGCCAGCACTGGATGAGCACCGGAGGCAGCAGCATTTCAGCCACCGCTGTCAGCTCTGTGACTTTGCTGCCCGGGAGCGGGTGGGCCTGGTGAAGCACTACCTGGAGCAGCATGAGGAGACTTCAGTGGCAGCCTCAGATGTGGATGGGGATGCTAGCCAGCCCCCTCTGCGCTGCCCCTTTTGTGACTTTGCATGCCGCCATCAGCTGGTGTTAGATCACCATGTGAAGGGGCACGGGGGCACCCGGCTCTACAAGTGTACCGACTGTGCTTACAGCACCAAGAACCGGCAGAAGATTACCTGGCATAGCCGCATCCACACAGGGGAAAAGCCTTACCGCTGTCACCTCTGCCCCTATGCCTGTGCTGATCCCTCTCGCCTCAAG TACCATATGCGCATCCACAAGGAGGAGCGAAAGTACCTGTGTCCTGACTGTGGCTACAAGTGCAAGTGGGTCAATCAGCTCAAATACCACATGACTAAGCACACAG GACTGAAGCCATACCAGTGTCCCGAGTGTGAGTACTGCACCAATCGGGCTGACGCACTGCGTGTGCACCGGGAGACGCGGCACCGGGAAGCCCGGGCCTTcatgtgtgagcagtgtggcaaGGCCTTCAAGACGCGCTTCCTGCTGCGCACCCACCTCCGCAAGCACAGCGAGGCCAAACCCTACGTGTGCAACGTGTGCCACCGTGCTTTCCGCTGGGCCGCCGGCCTGCGCCACCACGCCCTCACTCACACCGACCGCCACCCCTTTTTCTGCCGCCTCTGCAGCTACAAGGCCAAGCAGAAATTCCAGGTGGTCAAGCATGTGCGCAGGCACCACCCGGACCAGGCCGACCCCAGCCAGGGCGTGGGCAAGGACCCCAGCACCCCGACAGTGCACCTGCATGACGTGCAGTTGGAGGAGCccggcccgcccgcccccgcTGCCCTCCCCGCCggacctgagggctga